A DNA window from Desulfatibacillum aliphaticivorans DSM 15576 contains the following coding sequences:
- a CDS encoding TetR/AcrR family transcriptional regulator yields the protein MLDNASNVRKTPIQGRSRETVSAILEAAAQVLEARGYAGTTTNHIADRAGVSIGSLYQYFPNKESIVLSLMEAHMAEAASGTDALMSRVETRGCITPDDVREFVQLAMELHKREPGVHRAIVQDIPITGKIWWEAFMNMERIMADRLQVLLDKTPGARKTKGGAAARMIIRVLESLTHRQVMDSADRLDQKEFLEETTDMLCRYIFNADRDKS from the coding sequence ATGCTTGATAATGCCTCAAACGTACGCAAAACGCCCATTCAGGGCCGTTCCAGGGAAACGGTGAGCGCCATCCTGGAGGCGGCGGCTCAGGTTTTGGAAGCCAGGGGATACGCCGGGACCACAACCAATCACATCGCTGACCGGGCCGGGGTTTCCATCGGCTCCCTGTATCAATATTTTCCTAACAAAGAGAGCATCGTGTTGAGCCTCATGGAGGCCCACATGGCGGAAGCCGCCTCCGGGACGGACGCACTCATGTCCCGGGTGGAGACGAGGGGGTGCATCACTCCGGACGATGTGAGGGAATTCGTCCAACTGGCCATGGAGCTGCATAAGCGGGAGCCGGGGGTGCATCGGGCCATTGTGCAGGACATACCCATCACCGGAAAAATATGGTGGGAGGCGTTCATGAACATGGAAAGAATCATGGCGGACCGCCTCCAGGTTCTTTTGGACAAGACGCCGGGCGCCAGAAAAACAAAGGGCGGGGCGGCCGCCAGGATGATCATCCGGGTGTTGGAGTCCCTGACTCACCGCCAGGTTATGGATTCGGCGGACCGGCTGGACCAAAAGGAGTTTCTGGAGGAAACGACGGACATGCTTTGTAGGTATATTTTCAACGCCGATAGGGATAAAAGCTGA
- a CDS encoding alpha/beta hydrolase: MEHSFRVGTYDFHPESNINFQLNRQISLGGGRMEDIRAVSSNIKNLDDWKREFLALARLAEQEERWENAASYYRGAEFFMTPGDPDKEWAYDQAAALFQKIVKDDLESGALNVEAAPYEKSRLPVFRLPAQEGVGFKGTIVLHGGYDSSKEELYPSADFVRQQGYDVYLFEGPGQGEALVKNGLHMTYEWEKAVGAVLDHYGLVGVALVGASLGGYLAPRAAAFEPRINRVVAWGVMYDFFEVLTSVRGKAMEIGMKSLIALRAKKALNRMAALRMERDPFAKWGINHGMFVMGKPTPYDFLQYARNFSMKGVSGKVRQDFLLLAGTRDHFIPLKHYHRQARELTNVRSFTGRIFTEAEQAENHCQCGNIPLVFNVISEWMNGLDERDG, encoded by the coding sequence ATGGAGCATTCATTCCGCGTAGGAACATATGATTTTCATCCCGAATCCAACATCAACTTTCAGTTGAACCGCCAGATATCCCTGGGCGGAGGCCGCATGGAGGACATTCGGGCGGTCTCGTCCAACATCAAAAACCTGGACGACTGGAAGCGGGAGTTTTTGGCGTTGGCCCGTCTGGCGGAGCAGGAGGAGCGCTGGGAAAATGCCGCCTCCTATTATCGGGGGGCGGAGTTTTTCATGACTCCGGGCGATCCCGACAAGGAATGGGCTTACGACCAGGCCGCGGCGCTTTTTCAAAAAATTGTCAAAGACGACCTGGAGAGCGGCGCTTTGAATGTGGAAGCGGCGCCTTATGAAAAAAGCCGCCTGCCTGTTTTCAGGCTTCCGGCGCAGGAAGGCGTGGGATTTAAAGGAACGATAGTCCTTCACGGAGGATACGACTCCAGCAAGGAAGAGCTTTATCCCAGCGCAGACTTCGTCCGCCAGCAGGGGTACGACGTTTATTTGTTTGAGGGTCCGGGCCAGGGCGAGGCTTTGGTGAAAAACGGCCTGCACATGACCTATGAATGGGAAAAGGCGGTGGGCGCCGTTTTGGATCATTACGGCCTGGTGGGCGTCGCCCTGGTGGGTGCATCTTTAGGGGGATATCTGGCGCCCCGTGCGGCGGCGTTTGAGCCGCGCATCAATCGGGTCGTCGCCTGGGGCGTGATGTACGATTTTTTCGAGGTGCTGACCTCGGTGCGAGGCAAGGCCATGGAAATCGGCATGAAAAGCCTCATTGCCTTGAGGGCGAAAAAGGCATTGAACCGCATGGCGGCCCTGCGCATGGAGCGGGATCCTTTTGCAAAATGGGGGATCAACCACGGCATGTTCGTCATGGGCAAGCCCACGCCCTATGATTTTCTGCAATACGCCAGGAATTTCTCCATGAAAGGCGTTTCCGGCAAGGTGCGGCAGGACTTTCTGCTTTTGGCCGGAACCCGGGATCATTTCATTCCGCTCAAGCATTACCACCGGCAGGCCCGGGAGTTGACCAACGTGCGTTCTTTTACGGGACGGATTTTCACCGAGGCCGAGCAGGCGGAAAACCATTGCCAGTGCGGAAACATTCCTTTGGTGTTCAACGTAATCAGCGAATGGATGAACGGTTTGGATGAACGGGACGGATAA
- a CDS encoding DUF2284 domain-containing protein — protein sequence MPPNTDPHHYSKAPKQKDPALIAQDMEELLKLALDRGAREVRLTSGRALVFDESLARVDPALEDPDNLTEHWPVRMPLDSLWDSLRSFKYGVFFCCLAPLGMPDQGQGWIEDVYYRQACLQAASIITALESDAFNRGYHMTSGFGAGNCRSVLCHKESRCQALVRAKGCIHPYKARPTLAAVGIDAKAMARNLDVPLVPDRVNLYGLVMVG from the coding sequence ATGCCCCCGAATACCGATCCGCACCACTATTCCAAAGCCCCCAAGCAAAAAGATCCGGCTTTAATAGCCCAGGACATGGAAGAGCTGTTGAAGCTGGCCCTGGATAGAGGCGCCCGGGAAGTGCGCCTGACCTCCGGCAGAGCCCTGGTTTTTGACGAAAGCCTGGCCCGGGTCGATCCGGCCTTGGAAGATCCCGACAACCTGACGGAACATTGGCCCGTGAGAATGCCCCTGGACTCCCTGTGGGACTCGTTGCGCTCTTTCAAATACGGGGTGTTTTTTTGCTGCCTGGCGCCTTTGGGGATGCCGGACCAGGGGCAGGGGTGGATCGAAGACGTTTATTACAGGCAGGCATGCCTGCAGGCCGCGTCCATTATCACGGCCCTGGAGTCGGACGCCTTCAACAGGGGATACCACATGACCTCGGGTTTTGGGGCGGGAAACTGCCGGTCCGTGTTGTGCCATAAGGAAAGCCGCTGCCAGGCCCTTGTGCGGGCCAAAGGATGCATCCACCCCTACAAGGCCAGGCCCACTCTGGCCGCCGTGGGCATCGACGCAAAGGCCATGGCCCGCAATCTGGACGTCCCCCTGGTTCCCGACCGGGTCAACCTCTACGGCCTGGTGATGGTAGGGTGA
- a CDS encoding TetR/AcrR family transcriptional regulator translates to MATPRLKTQERKKQIVQAALTLVSTRGVAAMTMERTSRLVGISPSALYRHFKNKAEMLDAVLDLLDIQFANEIQEALDNGRDALDSLRYFLMQRVRFIMEHRSIPRLLYSEEILYKYPELQKKVNDIFKNHILRLQDVVRQGQDQGLIRTDVTPVETAVMFIGLFKPVDEIYDIIGGRFDLVAHIHKVWNIFVEAISP, encoded by the coding sequence ATGGCCACCCCCCGCCTGAAAACGCAGGAAAGAAAAAAACAAATCGTCCAGGCCGCCCTCACCCTGGTCTCCACCCGCGGCGTGGCGGCCATGACCATGGAGCGGACCTCCCGGCTGGTGGGAATCTCCCCTTCGGCCTTGTACAGACATTTCAAAAACAAGGCGGAAATGCTGGATGCGGTCCTGGATCTTCTGGACATCCAGTTCGCCAACGAAATCCAGGAGGCCCTGGACAACGGCCGGGACGCCCTGGACTCCCTCAGGTACTTCCTCATGCAGCGGGTGCGGTTCATCATGGAGCACCGCAGCATCCCCCGGCTGCTGTATTCCGAGGAGATCCTCTACAAGTACCCGGAGCTGCAAAAAAAGGTCAATGACATATTCAAAAACCATATTCTAAGGCTCCAGGACGTGGTCCGGCAGGGCCAGGACCAGGGGCTTATCAGAACGGACGTCACCCCGGTGGAGACGGCGGTCATGTTCATCGGCCTGTTCAAGCCCGTGGACGAAATTTACGACATCATCGGCGGCCGGTTCGACCTGGTGGCACACATCCACAAGGTCTGGAACATCTTTGTGGAGGCCATTTCCCCTTGA